In Rattus rattus isolate New Zealand chromosome 3, Rrattus_CSIRO_v1, whole genome shotgun sequence, one genomic interval encodes:
- the Trim59 gene encoding tripartite motif-containing protein 59 — protein MHNFEDELTCPICYSIFDDPRVLPCSHTFCRNCLENVLQASGNFYIWRPLRIPLKCPNCRSIIEIASTGIESLPVNFALRAIIEKYQQEDHPDVVTCPEHYRQPLNVYCLLDKKLVCGHCLTIGQHHGHPIDDLQSAYLKEKDTPQKLFKQLTDTHWTDITRLIEKLEEQKCHSEKIVQGDKEVVLQYFKELTDTLEQKKKNFLAALCDVGKMINQEYTPEIERMKEIREQQLELMTMTTSLQDESPLKFLEKIDDVRQRVQMLKQRPLPEVQPVEIYPRVSNVLKEEWSRTEIGRIKKAVIPEMRISSKRMPCSWPDKDEKEMECFKILNIAIVSLISVILMLILLFNHHIITFLNEITSICFSEVFLSVYQSLSKNLYDLKNTVCYTLYLLKEFMWKIVSC, from the coding sequence ATGCACAATTTTGAGGACGAGTTAACGTGTCCCATTTGTTATAGTATCTTTGACGATCCTCGTGTACTACCATGCTCTCATACATTTTGTAGAAACTGTTTGGAAAATGTTCTTCAGGCATCTGGTAACTTTTACATATGGAGACCTCTGCGAATCCCACTCAAGTGTCCTAACTGCAGAAGTATTATTGAAATTGCTTCGACTGGCATAGAATCCTTACCTGTAAACTTTGCATTAAGAGCAATTATTGAAAAGTACCAGCAAGAAGACCACCCAGATGTTGTCACCTGCCCTGAACATTACAGGCAACCATTAAATGTTTATTGTCTACTAGATAAAAAATTAGTTTGTGGCCATTGTCTTACTATAGGTCAACATCATGGCCATCCTATAGATGACCTTCAAAGTGCCTATCTGAAAGAAAAGGATACGCCTCAGAAGTTGTTTAAACAGTTAACCGACACACACTGGACAGATATCACTCGCCTTATTGAAAAGCTTGAAGAACAGAAATGTCATTCTGAGAAAATAGTTCAAGGTGATAAGGAAGTTGTTCTCCAGTATTTTAAGGAGCTTACTGATACgttagaacagaaaaagaaaaattttctggCAGCTCTCTGTGATGTTGGCAAGATGATTAATCAAGAATACACTCCAGAGattgaaagaatgaaggaaataaGAGAACAACAACTTGAGTTAATGACAATGACTACATCTTTACAAGATGAATCTCCACTTAAATTTCTTGAAAAAATTGATGATGTTCGCCAACGTGTGCAGATGTTGAAACAGAGACCACTTCCTGAGGTCCAGCCTGTTGAAATTTATCCTCGAGTAAGCAATGTATTAAAAGAAGAGTGGAGCAGAACAGAAATTGGACGCATTAAGAAAGCTGTCATCCCTGAAATGAGAATCTCTTCAAAAAGGATGCCATGTTCCTGGCCTGATAAggatgaaaaagaaatggaatgttttaaaattttaaacattgctATAGTTTCACTAATTTCAGTGATACTAATGCTGATACTCCTTTTCAACCATCACATAATAACCTTCTTAAATGAAATTACTTCCATATGTTTCTCTGAAGTCTTTCTCTCTGTTTACCAAAGTTTATCTAAGAACTTATATGACTTAAAAAACACAGTATGCTACACTTTATATTTGTTAAAGGAATTTATGTGGAAAATAGTGTCTTGCTGA